In Mytilus trossulus isolate FHL-02 chromosome 6, PNRI_Mtr1.1.1.hap1, whole genome shotgun sequence, a single window of DNA contains:
- the LOC134722480 gene encoding uncharacterized protein LOC134722480 produces MLYASSVWQINNNTHINKLNAIQRKGLALCLNQPTTASIEALEVVAGILPLNLKREETGIRQIAKIKSYKITFPIKQIFEDWKNINEPTKIISPIGRMVLQAEDMKRSTEIDSDSFTDGSCKGNPGPCGAGAAILISNSTEHVELTQPVSNRGSILLGELVAIKLVIDFLLIPNNRKNTESIQIFSDSQSAIGILTLNWKSDNYGKTIHDIKIGILALKSEGIIVSIEWTPGHADIQGNELADQLAKKAAQEAEKIQSIPVFTKQDIQKGAKDSVMVKWQNRWDTSDKGRRYYAFQQNVKNTLPKDKPSTEIFRITTSLRTGYCNLNFYKSTICPALIDKCSCGQVETVDHYLLDCENYEEAREKLRSALYFITAKLTLESEVLLATTENDNYKHHLEDIQHLLGVFIKDTGRFTK; encoded by the exons ATGTTATATGCTAGCAGTGTATGGCAAATCAACAACAACAcccatataaataaattaaatgctaTTCAAAGAAAAGGACTAGCCTTATGTCTCAACCAACCAACAACAGCTAGTATAGAAGCCTTAGAAGTAGTAGCAGGAATACTACCACTGAACCTCAAAAGAGAAGAAACCGGTATCCGacaaattgcaaaaataaaatcatataaaatcaCTTTCcctattaaacaaatttttgaagattggaaaaatataaatgaacctACAAAAATAATCTCACCAATTGGAAGAATGGTATTACAGGCTGAAGACATGAAAAGGTCAACAGAGATTGATTCTGACT CTTTCACTGATGGCTCCTGCAAAGGAAATCCAGGTCCATGTGGTGCTGGGGCAGctattttaatatcaaacagCACAGAACATGTGGAGTTAACACAGCCAGTTTCCAATAGAGGATCTATTTTATTAGGGGAATTAGTAGCTATCAAGCTAGTAatagattttcttttaattccaaacaacagaaaaaacaCTGAATCCATCCAAATTTTCTCAGACAGCCAATCAGCAATtggaattttaactttaaattggaAATCAGATAATTATGGCAAAactattcatgatattaaaatTGGTATATTGGCACTTAAATCTGAAGGAATCATTGTTTCCATTGAATGGACCCCTGGACACGCTGACATACAAGGTAATGAACTAGCAGACCAACTAGCTAAAAAAGCAGCACAGGAGGCAGAAAAAATACAAAGCATTCCAGTATTTACAAAACAAGATATACAAAAAGGAGCAAAAGACAGTGTTATGGTAAAATGGCAAAACCGATGGGACACCAGTGATAAAGGAAGAAGATATTATGCCTttcaacaaaatgtaaaaaatacacTTCCAAAAGACAAGCCGTCAActgaaatatttagaataacTACTAGTCTAAGAACAGGATATtgcaatttaaacttttacaaatcaACAATATGCCCAGCACTCATCGACAAATGCAGCTGTGGACAAGTAGAAACAGTTGACCATTACCTACTGGATTGTGAAAATTATGAGGAGGCTAGAGAAAAACTCCGCTCAGCACTCTACTTCATAACAGCAAAACTAACACTTGAATCTGAAGTATTGTTAGCAACAACAGAAAATGATAATTACAAACATCACTTAGAAGATATTCAGCATTTGTTAGGGGTCTTTATTAAAGATACTGGAAGGTTCACAAAATAG